A window from Fictibacillus halophilus encodes these proteins:
- a CDS encoding rhomboid family intramembrane serine protease — protein sequence MFIRDESFQTFIRRYPIVTFLVAAHIIVFLLINFTPFSTSLYHFMVGSNYYITAGEYWRLFTPIITHEAAGHLIFNSFSLVLFGPALEGILGKARFIIGYVGAGLIANIATLMLLPLSYAHIGASGAIFGLFGIYVYMLYNHRQYIDQANTQILLVVLGISLVTTFMNARINVMGHLFGLIGGAALAPIIFASLHRKKKRW from the coding sequence ATGTTTATAAGAGATGAAAGCTTTCAGACCTTTATCAGGCGCTATCCTATCGTTACTTTTTTAGTAGCTGCACATATTATCGTGTTTCTTCTTATTAATTTTACCCCTTTTTCTACCTCTTTGTATCATTTTATGGTCGGGTCAAATTACTACATCACCGCTGGAGAGTATTGGCGTTTATTTACTCCTATTATTACTCACGAAGCTGCAGGTCATCTGATCTTCAACTCGTTCTCACTTGTGTTGTTCGGTCCTGCACTCGAAGGGATCCTTGGAAAAGCAAGATTTATTATCGGGTATGTAGGTGCTGGGCTGATAGCCAATATTGCGACGTTAATGCTGCTTCCCCTTTCATATGCTCATATCGGTGCATCCGGTGCTATTTTCGGTTTGTTCGGTATTTACGTTTACATGCTTTACAACCACCGTCAATATATTGACCAAGCAAACACACAGATCCTTCTCGTTGTGCTAGGTATAAGCTTAGTAACCACGTTTATGAATGCTCGGATCAACGTCATGGGTCACCTGTTTGGATTGATTGGTGGCGCGGCCCTTGCTCCGATCATTTTTGCTTCCCTTCATCGTAAGAAAAAACGCTGGTAA
- the acpS gene encoding holo-ACP synthase — protein sequence MIVGTGIDMIELKRIKKVVSHQPRFLERVLTPFEQKRFHSLNGNRRYEYLAGRFAAKEAMAKALGVGIGAELSWQDMEIKSDEKGKPFLTSPYPYLCHLSITHTKEYAIAQVVLESSSS from the coding sequence ATGATTGTAGGAACAGGCATCGATATGATCGAACTAAAACGAATCAAAAAGGTTGTTTCCCATCAACCTCGTTTTCTAGAACGGGTGTTAACACCGTTCGAACAAAAAAGATTTCATTCTTTAAATGGGAACAGAAGATATGAATATCTTGCCGGACGTTTTGCCGCAAAAGAAGCAATGGCTAAAGCGCTCGGTGTTGGAATCGGCGCTGAACTTTCGTGGCAGGACATGGAAATTAAATCTGATGAAAAAGGTAAGCCATTTCTTACTTCCCCTTATCCATATCTATGTCATCTTTCTATCACTCATACGAAGGAATACGCGATCGCACAAGTGGTTTTAGAAAGCTCGTCAAGCTAG